A window of the Deinococcus gobiensis I-0 genome harbors these coding sequences:
- a CDS encoding glutaredoxin family protein has translation MPEPGLRLYSRVGCHLCEQAEERLDRYGFEYERLEVSGDPERERLYGHDVPVLTDRAGRVLLRGVFGPGRLGELRLRLRRELAPGGAGDV, from the coding sequence ATGCCTGAGCCGGGGCTGCGGCTCTACAGCCGTGTGGGCTGCCACCTGTGCGAACAGGCCGAGGAGAGGCTGGACCGCTACGGGTTCGAGTACGAGCGGCTGGAGGTGAGCGGCGACCCCGAGCGCGAGCGGCTGTACGGCCACGACGTGCCGGTGCTGACCGACCGTGCGGGCCGGGTGCTGCTGCGCGGCGTGTTCGGGCCGGGCCGCCTGGGTGAGCTGCGGCTGCGGCTGCGGCGCGAGCTGGCCCCCGGCGGGGCCGGAGACGTCTAG
- the ndk gene encoding nucleoside-diphosphate kinase gives MERTFAMIKPDGVRRGLTPEILARIARKGYRVVGLKQMVISRETAESHYGEHRERPFFGELVSFITGGPVVAIALEGENAIAGWRGMMGATNPANAAPGTIRADFATTTGENVTHGSDSSESAERELGLFFRPEELL, from the coding sequence ATGGAACGCACTTTTGCCATGATCAAGCCCGACGGCGTCCGCCGTGGCCTGACCCCCGAAATTCTCGCGCGCATCGCCCGCAAGGGCTACCGCGTGGTGGGCCTCAAGCAGATGGTGATCTCGCGCGAGACCGCCGAGAGCCACTACGGCGAGCACCGCGAGCGTCCCTTCTTCGGTGAGCTGGTGAGCTTCATCACCGGCGGGCCGGTCGTCGCCATCGCCCTGGAAGGCGAGAACGCCATCGCCGGCTGGCGCGGCATGATGGGCGCGACCAACCCCGCCAACGCCGCCCCCGGCACCATCCGCGCCGACTTCGCCACCACCACGGGCGAGAACGTCACCCACGGCAGCGACAGCAGCGAAAGCGCCGAGCGCGAGCTGGGCCTGTTCTTCCGCCCCGAAGAGCTGCTCTAA
- a CDS encoding sensor domain-containing diguanylate cyclase produces MDGEQNLLWQLRERLRLGLCAAVLLRFLLLPGMSGDSAVQVRAYVALLALLGVVMSLLGLSRRKPSRLLAEVVWALPTLLIAPLWAAHLSRMGGSPAEMLLWLGVIVVALFVFLGSVLGAAFSAVLALLLGLVLMMWPPTGEAATLWHSAALALPAMAVLSFSLMRFTEVHLTVYAETTDQLRAARLDALTGSLGRAALEEHLGKAAVYARRSSTPLSIIVTDIDRFKQVNDQHGHGAGDDVLRAFAKRLRRSVGGLGGTVGRWGGEEFLIVLPGLSRTDALVLAETLCREVERGPLAGLNVTASFGVAALRDATDSPASLFARADARLYEAKAAGRNTVR; encoded by the coding sequence TTGGACGGAGAGCAGAATCTGCTGTGGCAACTGCGCGAACGCCTCCGTCTGGGGCTGTGCGCCGCCGTGCTGCTGCGCTTTTTGCTGCTGCCGGGCATGTCCGGGGACAGCGCGGTGCAGGTCCGGGCCTACGTCGCCCTGCTGGCCCTGCTGGGGGTGGTGATGAGCCTGCTGGGGCTGTCGCGCCGAAAACCCAGCCGACTGCTGGCTGAGGTGGTCTGGGCGCTGCCCACCCTGCTGATCGCGCCGCTGTGGGCGGCCCACCTGAGCCGGATGGGCGGCAGCCCGGCCGAAATGCTGCTGTGGCTCGGGGTCATCGTCGTGGCGCTGTTCGTCTTTCTAGGGTCGGTGCTGGGCGCGGCCTTCTCGGCGGTGCTGGCCCTGCTGCTGGGACTGGTGCTGATGATGTGGCCCCCCACCGGCGAGGCGGCGACGCTGTGGCACTCGGCCGCCCTGGCCCTGCCCGCCATGGCGGTCCTGAGTTTCAGCCTGATGCGCTTTACCGAGGTCCATCTCACGGTCTATGCCGAAACCACCGACCAGTTGCGCGCGGCGCGGCTCGACGCCCTGACCGGAAGCCTGGGGCGCGCGGCGCTTGAAGAACATCTAGGCAAGGCGGCCGTGTATGCCCGGCGCAGCAGTACGCCGCTGAGCATCATCGTGACCGACATCGACCGGTTCAAGCAGGTGAACGACCAGCACGGCCACGGTGCGGGCGACGACGTGCTGCGGGCCTTCGCCAAGCGGCTGCGGCGCAGCGTGGGGGGGCTGGGCGGCACGGTGGGCCGCTGGGGGGGCGAGGAGTTCCTGATCGTCCTGCCGGGACTGTCGCGCACCGACGCCCTGGTGCTGGCCGAGACGCTGTGCCGCGAGGTGGAGCGTGGCCCGCTGGCCGGACTGAACGTGACGGCCAGCTTCGGGGTGGCGGCCCTGCGCGACGCCACCGACTCGCCCGCCTCGCTGTTCGCCCGCGCCGACGCGCGGCTGTACGAGGCCAAGGCGGCGGGCCGCAATACGGTGCGCTGA
- a CDS encoding peptidylprolyl isomerase, whose translation MKRKPLVNGLLIVLALLLVVGMAYQFVPSLRGGGAGGLFGRQTGTPALRVDGATVTVEELEAARRSNPVIAGTDTGLLGDDFKTYVVAQSVRRALYTQAASDINVSRQDVDAEVKKFREARNLTDNKAWTDALQGAGLTDAAYRTQVRDQLAVQRKVESLQKDVPAATDAEAQAYYDLNQNQYQSDARIVGREIVVADRAKADALLTQARASGADFAALASANSTEFKDRGGALGPIENGSPRPVAQVALPTEVAAAAFALKDGGVTDVVASGGKFYIVKVERYLAPATRPFSEVKSQVQATVTQQKKDAVVEKWLDGLQKDAKIEYVDPAWKVENPTVATVSGQNIPYADVVEQVVNNQQLAQIFQQLPAEQVAGLVNTGLKPQIVKQLISGYAAPTIAEKLKLNLVGTRQEIATALSAYGARDVKVSDSDVQAFYRQNVAQFETPGSASVDEASFATRTQAEAFRTDWNGQGEFVAAATRAGGTVSERGAVTSGDQKLGSELETAVFGPNLRSVGEGSLSPVVQNGQRFSVAYVTDLKRATTQPLSAVRAQIEEQVLASKKNEAGQKFLEAQVATLKPTDRLQTVLAAQAKRVAAATPKTETPATGTPATGTPATETPAGSGSTSGSGSASGSGASTPATGAAENGTTTPATGTPATGTPATGTSTETAPATSTP comes from the coding sequence GTGAAACGAAAACCACTCGTGAACGGTCTGTTGATCGTTCTGGCCCTGCTTCTCGTGGTGGGGATGGCCTACCAGTTCGTGCCCTCGCTGCGCGGCGGCGGCGCGGGCGGCCTGTTCGGCCGTCAGACCGGCACGCCGGCCCTCCGCGTGGACGGCGCGACCGTCACGGTCGAGGAACTCGAAGCGGCGCGCCGCAGCAACCCCGTGATCGCCGGCACCGACACCGGCCTGCTGGGCGACGACTTCAAGACCTACGTGGTGGCGCAGAGCGTTCGCCGGGCGTTGTACACCCAGGCCGCCAGCGACATCAACGTGAGCCGTCAGGACGTGGACGCCGAGGTCAAGAAGTTCCGTGAGGCGCGCAACCTGACCGACAACAAGGCCTGGACCGATGCCCTCCAGGGGGCAGGCCTGACCGACGCGGCCTACCGTACCCAGGTGCGTGACCAGCTGGCCGTGCAGCGCAAGGTCGAGTCGCTGCAAAAGGACGTGCCGGCCGCCACCGACGCCGAGGCGCAGGCCTACTACGACCTGAACCAGAACCAGTACCAGAGCGACGCCCGTATCGTGGGCCGTGAGATCGTGGTCGCCGACCGCGCCAAGGCCGACGCCCTGCTGACCCAGGCGCGCGCGTCCGGGGCCGACTTCGCGGCCCTGGCGAGCGCCAACAGCACCGAGTTCAAGGACCGGGGCGGCGCGCTGGGTCCCATCGAGAACGGCAGCCCGCGTCCGGTCGCCCAGGTGGCCCTGCCCACCGAGGTCGCCGCGGCGGCCTTCGCCCTGAAGGACGGCGGCGTGACCGACGTGGTCGCCAGCGGCGGCAAGTTCTACATCGTCAAGGTCGAGCGCTACCTCGCGCCCGCCACCCGGCCCTTCTCGGAAGTCAAGAGCCAGGTGCAGGCCACCGTCACCCAGCAGAAGAAGGACGCCGTGGTCGAGAAATGGCTCGACGGCCTCCAGAAGGACGCCAAGATCGAGTACGTGGACCCGGCCTGGAAGGTCGAGAACCCCACCGTGGCGACCGTGTCGGGCCAGAACATTCCCTACGCCGACGTCGTCGAGCAGGTCGTGAACAACCAGCAGCTCGCGCAGATCTTCCAGCAGCTGCCCGCCGAGCAGGTTGCCGGGCTGGTCAACACCGGCCTCAAGCCCCAGATCGTCAAGCAGCTCATCAGCGGCTACGCGGCCCCCACCATCGCCGAGAAGCTCAAGCTGAACCTCGTCGGCACCCGTCAGGAGATCGCCACCGCCCTGAGTGCCTACGGCGCGCGTGACGTGAAGGTCTCCGACAGCGACGTGCAGGCCTTCTACCGCCAGAACGTCGCGCAGTTCGAGACCCCCGGCAGCGCGAGCGTGGACGAGGCCAGCTTCGCCACCCGCACTCAGGCCGAGGCCTTCCGCACCGACTGGAACGGGCAGGGCGAGTTCGTGGCGGCGGCGACCCGTGCAGGCGGCACCGTGAGCGAGCGCGGCGCGGTGACCTCGGGCGACCAGAAGCTCGGCAGCGAGCTGGAAACGGCCGTCTTCGGCCCCAACCTGCGCAGCGTGGGCGAGGGCAGCCTCTCGCCGGTCGTGCAGAACGGCCAGCGCTTCTCGGTGGCCTACGTCACCGATCTCAAGCGCGCCACCACCCAGCCGCTGAGCGCCGTGCGCGCCCAGATCGAGGAGCAGGTCCTGGCGAGCAAGAAGAACGAAGCGGGCCAGAAGTTCCTGGAAGCGCAGGTGGCGACCCTCAAGCCCACCGACCGTCTCCAGACCGTGCTCGCGGCCCAGGCCAAGCGCGTGGCGGCGGCGACGCCCAAGACCGAGACGCCCGCGACCGGCACCCCGGCGACCGGGACGCCCGCTACGGAGACCCCGGCCGGCAGCGGCAGCACTTCGGGGAGCGGCAGTGCCTCGGGCAGCGGCGCCAGCACCCCGGCGACGGGCGCGGCCGAGAACGGTACGACCACCCCGGCGACCGGTACTCCCGCGACGGGCACCCCGGCCACCGGCACGTCCACCGAGACGGCCCCGGCCACCAGCACTCCCTGA
- a CDS encoding segregation and condensation protein A, which translates to MADLPAFRGTLAELASALRTGRLEPAEVPLLRLTREVLAWVAEVGGEDVSALARRWPELLPTLAGVIALKARLLLPPPEAEPMLAGEDVWDEDAAHDLAGGVEALAELDRLVGFLAARRREREGLIPGRAAPVELPRREARRTPGRSLARLVQAAQNAVRQVEVPLLSRERLTLADALRSLVAFGERLRHFTFRGIPAQGWGERTTYFSALLEGVKEGHFQAEQEGSYGEIRIVATRPEAGDEVPGAAQLRA; encoded by the coding sequence GTGGCCGACCTCCCGGCCTTCCGGGGCACGCTGGCCGAACTGGCGTCGGCGCTGCGCACGGGCCGCCTGGAGCCGGCCGAGGTGCCGCTGCTGCGCCTGACGCGCGAGGTGCTGGCCTGGGTGGCGGAGGTGGGCGGCGAGGACGTGTCGGCCCTGGCCCGCCGCTGGCCCGAACTGCTGCCCACCCTGGCGGGCGTGATCGCCCTGAAGGCCCGGCTGCTGCTGCCCCCTCCCGAGGCCGAGCCCATGCTGGCCGGTGAGGATGTCTGGGACGAGGACGCCGCACACGACCTGGCGGGCGGGGTCGAGGCGCTGGCCGAACTCGACCGCCTGGTGGGCTTTCTGGCGGCGCGGCGCCGCGAGCGCGAGGGCCTGATTCCGGGGCGTGCCGCGCCAGTCGAGCTGCCCCGCCGCGAGGCGCGGCGCACGCCGGGGCGCAGCCTGGCGCGGCTGGTCCAGGCCGCCCAGAACGCGGTGCGGCAGGTCGAGGTGCCGCTGCTGTCGCGCGAGCGCCTGACCCTGGCCGACGCTCTGCGCTCGCTCGTGGCTTTCGGCGAGCGGCTGCGGCACTTCACCTTCCGGGGCATTCCGGCCCAGGGCTGGGGCGAGCGCACGACCTACTTCTCGGCGCTGCTGGAAGGGGTCAAGGAAGGCCACTTCCAGGCCGAGCAGGAGGGCAGCTACGGCGAGATCCGGATCGTGGCGACCCGCCCGGAGGCAGGGGACGAGGTCCCCGGGGCCGCTCAGCTCCGGGCGTAG
- a CDS encoding shikimate 5-dehydrogenase, whose amino-acid sequence MRPVPHLDRDTRLCMSLAGRPGNFGTRFHNWLYAALDLNYVYKAFTTTDLPGAVAGIRALGVRGCAVSMPYKEDVIALLDELDPSAAAIGSVNTIVNGGGFLRAYNTDYTAIRLLVEEHALDPAQTVAVRGSGGMGKAVACALRDAGFTRGTLVARNGAAGRALAERCGWAWQPEPVAADLLVNVTPIGMAGGPEAGELAFAPELIAQARTVFDVVALPAETPLIVEARAQGRPVVTGLEVVALQALEQFVLYTGVRPSPEQVQAAVAYARS is encoded by the coding sequence GTGAGGCCCGTTCCCCATCTGGACCGCGACACCCGGCTGTGCATGAGCCTCGCCGGGCGGCCGGGCAACTTCGGCACCCGCTTTCACAACTGGCTGTACGCCGCGCTCGACCTGAATTACGTCTACAAGGCCTTCACAACCACCGACCTGCCGGGCGCGGTCGCGGGTATCCGGGCGCTGGGGGTGCGGGGCTGCGCGGTCTCGATGCCCTACAAGGAAGACGTGATCGCGCTGCTCGACGAGCTGGACCCCTCGGCCGCCGCCATCGGGTCGGTGAACACCATCGTGAACGGCGGCGGGTTCCTGCGCGCCTACAACACCGACTACACGGCCATCCGGCTGCTGGTGGAGGAACATGCCCTGGACCCCGCCCAGACGGTCGCCGTGCGCGGCAGCGGCGGCATGGGCAAGGCGGTGGCCTGCGCGCTGCGCGACGCGGGCTTCACGCGCGGCACGCTGGTCGCGCGCAACGGGGCGGCGGGCCGCGCCCTGGCCGAACGCTGCGGCTGGGCCTGGCAGCCCGAACCCGTGGCGGCCGACCTGCTCGTCAATGTGACGCCCATCGGCATGGCGGGCGGCCCGGAGGCGGGCGAGCTGGCCTTCGCGCCCGAGCTGATCGCCCAGGCCCGCACGGTCTTCGACGTGGTGGCCCTGCCCGCCGAGACCCCACTGATCGTGGAGGCCCGCGCACAGGGCCGCCCGGTGGTCACCGGGCTGGAGGTCGTGGCCCTGCAGGCACTCGAACAGTTCGTGCTGTATACCGGCGTGCGTCCCAGCCCGGAGCAGGTGCAGGCCGCCGTGGCCTACGCCCGGAGCTGA
- a CDS encoding CoA-binding protein, with amino-acid sequence MTHLDTLQDVGRILRDHKVIAVVGFHPDPMKPAHYVPEYMYRQGYTIIPVNPALAARGESFFGNRAVSTLAEIAVPVDVVEVFRRSDKVGVHLADMLAMKPLPRAVWMQQGIRNEEVAAELLAHGVDVVQDRCMLADHRALL; translated from the coding sequence GTGACGCACCTGGACACCTTGCAGGACGTGGGCCGCATCCTGCGCGACCACAAGGTCATCGCGGTGGTGGGCTTCCATCCCGACCCCATGAAACCGGCGCACTACGTCCCCGAGTACATGTACCGCCAGGGCTACACCATCATTCCGGTCAACCCGGCGCTCGCGGCGCGCGGCGAGAGCTTTTTCGGCAACCGGGCCGTCTCGACCCTGGCCGAGATCGCGGTGCCGGTAGACGTGGTCGAGGTGTTCCGGCGCAGCGACAAGGTGGGCGTGCACCTCGCGGACATGCTCGCCATGAAACCGCTGCCCAGGGCCGTGTGGATGCAGCAGGGCATCCGCAACGAGGAGGTCGCCGCCGAGCTGCTCGCGCATGGGGTGGACGTCGTGCAGGACCGCTGCATGCTCGCCGACCACCGCGCCCTGCTGTGA
- the hemL gene encoding glutamate-1-semialdehyde 2,1-aminomutase: MTTSLSPTAASEALFARARAVTPGGVNSPVRAFRSVGGTPRFIASARGAYLTDADGQTYIDYIGSWGPMILGHDHPAVREAIAGALGSGTSFGAPNAREVELAELVTRLTGAERVRFVSSGTEATMSALRLARGFTGRKYILKFRGNYHGHADGLLVEAGSGLMTNAGELGAAAPSSAGVPEEYAALTLVSEYNDPAALDALMAERGHEIAAVIFEPVVGNAGVLIPTPEFLTALHRVKAAGAVLIADEVMTGFRLSLNGATGLLGLSPDLTCWGKIIGGGLPVGAYGGRAEIMDYVSPQGPVYQAGTLSGNPLAMAAGLATLGALEADPDLYLRLDAYTAALGEGLVNEAQAAGVPLSVNRVGSMLTAFFQDAPHGSVCNYADAARSDTRAFAAWFQTMLARGVYWAPSQFESIFTGAAHTDTELNATLDAARAAFGALPGGTL; encoded by the coding sequence ATGACGACTTCCCTCTCTCCCACCGCCGCGTCGGAGGCCCTGTTCGCGCGCGCGCGCGCGGTGACGCCCGGCGGCGTGAACAGTCCGGTGCGGGCCTTTCGCAGCGTGGGCGGCACGCCCCGGTTCATCGCCTCGGCGCGCGGCGCGTACCTCACCGACGCCGACGGCCAGACGTACATCGACTACATCGGCTCGTGGGGGCCGATGATCCTGGGTCACGACCACCCGGCGGTACGGGAGGCCATCGCGGGGGCGCTGGGCAGCGGCACGAGCTTCGGCGCGCCGAACGCGCGCGAGGTCGAGCTGGCCGAACTCGTCACCCGCCTGACCGGGGCCGAGCGCGTGCGCTTCGTGAGCAGCGGCACCGAGGCCACCATGAGCGCCCTGCGGCTGGCGCGCGGCTTTACCGGGCGCAAGTACATCCTCAAATTCCGGGGCAACTACCACGGCCACGCCGACGGCCTGCTCGTCGAGGCGGGCAGCGGCCTGATGACGAACGCGGGCGAACTCGGCGCGGCGGCCCCCAGCAGCGCGGGCGTGCCCGAGGAGTACGCGGCCCTGACACTGGTGAGCGAGTACAACGACCCCGCCGCCCTGGACGCCCTGATGGCCGAGCGCGGTCACGAGATCGCCGCCGTGATCTTCGAGCCGGTGGTCGGCAACGCCGGGGTCCTGATCCCCACACCTGAATTCCTGACCGCCCTGCACCGCGTCAAGGCGGCGGGGGCTGTCCTCATCGCCGACGAGGTCATGACGGGCTTTCGCCTGAGCCTGAACGGCGCGACCGGGCTGCTGGGCCTCTCGCCCGACCTGACCTGCTGGGGCAAGATCATCGGCGGGGGCCTGCCGGTGGGGGCCTACGGGGGCCGCGCCGAGATCATGGATTACGTCTCGCCGCAGGGGCCGGTGTACCAGGCGGGCACGCTGAGTGGAAACCCGCTGGCGATGGCCGCCGGACTGGCGACCCTGGGCGCACTGGAAGCCGACCCGGACCTGTACCTTCGTCTCGACGCCTACACGGCGGCGCTGGGTGAGGGGCTGGTCAACGAGGCGCAGGCGGCCGGCGTGCCCCTGAGCGTGAACCGGGTCGGCTCGATGCTCACGGCCTTCTTCCAGGACGCGCCCCACGGTTCGGTGTGCAACTATGCCGACGCGGCGCGCAGCGACACGCGGGCCTTCGCGGCGTGGTTCCAGACCATGCTCGCGCGCGGCGTGTACTGGGCGCCCTCGCAGTTCGAGAGCATCTTCACCGGCGCGGCCCATACCGACACCGAACTGAACGCCACCCTCGACGCCGCCCGCGCGGCCTTCGGGGCCCTGCCGGGAGGAACGCTGTGA
- a CDS encoding alpha/beta hydrolase has translation MSVRTRSAALLLSLCAGLLAGCSQVAAPAEVRPQDTRTFKAAVPNQTALSGAQLYQGTYSGLQGPASYLIEVPDNWNGTLVMYAHGYAGTGETLSVSPPSIRAYLIAQGYAWAASSYSANYYDVRAGLEDTNALALSFGKLTGGKYSAPGKYLIMGVSMGGHVAGAAVEKESLANERNKVNYAAALPLCGVMDQDFEFQWLGDYTLAAAQLAGLGPQRYPQSDYQTLLPDIKAALFSDTSAALWQENGAQGTKLRELARRLTGGDRPVFELGFRTAGTQNAVFSTGGSDGTINGVLTRNLYGNVGRTYRWTDGAAPTAAETSFNASVLRVTADTDPNPARTDGLRWLPRVNGDFSVPVLTMHTLGDFYVPFAHQQRYRRAAEARGNGGRLVQRAIRAAGHCEFTGAEIVQAFGDLVTWEKTGQKPEGDDVLTAATVADPAYGCRFTRATRTGVAACTTTP, from the coding sequence ATGTCCGTCCGTACCCGTTCCGCCGCATTGCTGCTGTCACTGTGTGCTGGCCTGCTCGCCGGCTGCTCGCAGGTGGCCGCGCCCGCCGAAGTCCGCCCGCAGGACACCCGCACCTTCAAGGCCGCCGTGCCTAATCAGACTGCCCTAAGTGGCGCGCAGCTGTACCAGGGGACCTATTCGGGCCTCCAGGGGCCAGCGAGCTACCTGATCGAGGTGCCGGACAACTGGAACGGCACCCTGGTCATGTACGCGCACGGCTATGCGGGCACGGGCGAGACCCTCAGCGTGTCGCCGCCCTCCATCCGGGCGTACCTGATCGCGCAGGGTTACGCCTGGGCCGCGAGCAGCTATTCGGCCAACTACTACGACGTGCGCGCCGGGCTCGAGGACACGAACGCCCTGGCCCTGAGTTTCGGCAAGCTGACGGGCGGCAAATACAGCGCGCCGGGCAAGTACCTCATCATGGGCGTGTCCATGGGCGGGCATGTGGCCGGCGCCGCCGTCGAGAAGGAATCGCTGGCGAACGAGCGCAACAAGGTGAACTACGCCGCCGCTCTGCCCCTGTGCGGCGTGATGGACCAGGATTTCGAGTTCCAGTGGCTGGGCGACTACACCCTGGCCGCCGCGCAGCTCGCCGGGCTGGGGCCGCAGCGCTACCCGCAGAGCGACTACCAGACGCTGCTGCCCGACATCAAGGCGGCGCTGTTCAGCGACACCTCGGCGGCGCTGTGGCAGGAAAACGGCGCGCAGGGTACCAAGCTGCGCGAGCTGGCGCGGCGGCTGACCGGCGGTGACCGCCCCGTGTTCGAGCTGGGGTTCCGCACCGCCGGCACGCAGAACGCCGTGTTCAGCACCGGCGGCTCGGACGGCACCATCAACGGCGTCCTGACCAGGAACCTGTACGGCAACGTGGGCCGCACCTACCGCTGGACCGACGGGGCGGCCCCGACCGCCGCCGAGACCTCGTTCAACGCCTCGGTGCTGCGCGTCACGGCCGACACGGACCCCAACCCGGCGCGCACGGACGGCCTGCGCTGGCTGCCGCGCGTGAACGGCGACTTCAGCGTGCCGGTGCTGACCATGCACACGCTGGGCGACTTCTACGTGCCCTTCGCGCACCAGCAGCGCTACCGCCGCGCCGCCGAGGCCAGGGGCAACGGCGGGCGGCTGGTGCAGCGGGCCATCCGTGCCGCCGGGCACTGCGAATTCACGGGGGCCGAGATCGTGCAGGCCTTCGGCGACCTCGTGACTTGGGAAAAGACCGGCCAGAAGCCCGAGGGCGACGACGTGCTCACCGCCGCGACCGTGGCCGATCCGGCCTACGGCTGCCGCTTCACGCGCGCCACCCGGACCGGGGTGGCGGCCTGCACGACCACGCCCTGA
- a CDS encoding thiamine diphosphokinase, with translation MIAWILAGGRLTLSPALAALPRPDLVVAADGGARHAAPLGLRVDVWVGDFDSSAGVQLDAPREVHPAAKDETDTELAVRVALERGARELVFVGAFGGRFDHAAALLLGGVRLARAGLEVRLTSGDEWAWPLLPGRPLALALPPSTTLSVVACTDLAGLSLGGVRWPLAGADVPLGSGWTLSNEVGHEAAAQVTASLEGGHALVTALYTEV, from the coding sequence ATGATCGCCTGGATTCTGGCCGGTGGCCGGCTGACCCTCTCGCCCGCCCTGGCCGCCCTGCCCCGCCCCGATCTGGTCGTCGCGGCCGATGGCGGCGCGCGGCACGCGGCTCCCCTGGGGCTGCGGGTAGATGTGTGGGTGGGCGACTTCGACTCCTCGGCGGGGGTGCAGCTTGATGCCCCGCGCGAGGTCCACCCGGCCGCCAAGGACGAGACCGACACCGAACTGGCCGTGCGCGTGGCCCTGGAACGTGGCGCGCGCGAACTGGTGTTCGTGGGGGCCTTCGGGGGCCGCTTCGACCACGCGGCGGCGCTGCTGCTGGGCGGCGTGCGGCTGGCCCGCGCGGGGCTGGAGGTGCGGCTCACCAGCGGCGACGAGTGGGCGTGGCCGCTGCTGCCGGGGCGGCCCCTGGCGCTGGCGCTGCCCCCCAGCACCACCCTGAGTGTCGTGGCCTGCACCGACCTCGCGGGCCTGAGCCTGGGCGGGGTGCGCTGGCCGCTCGCGGGGGCCGACGTGCCGCTGGGCAGCGGCTGGACCCTGAGCAACGAGGTGGGTCATGAGGCCGCCGCCCAGGTCACGGCCTCGCTGGAAGGCGGGCACGCCCTGGTGACGGCGCTGTATACGGAGGTCTAG
- a CDS encoding GNAT family N-acetyltransferase, translating into MPDLHLREALPDDWPILWHWLHAEPDPEWKRWDAPYFHGQTGGLSYADFAEQEAGRAPHPHRRIVALDGACIGQVTRWEEAPAGGGWWELGIVLYDPAHWGGGLGGEALRRWTADTFAQTAAHVLTLTTWGGNVRMIRAAGRAGYEECARIPQARLWQGKRWDSVKLARLRADPQPEAGA; encoded by the coding sequence ATGCCTGACCTGCACCTGCGCGAAGCCCTCCCCGACGACTGGCCGATCCTCTGGCACTGGCTGCACGCCGAGCCGGACCCCGAGTGGAAGCGCTGGGACGCGCCGTATTTTCACGGCCAGACCGGGGGGCTGTCCTACGCCGACTTCGCCGAGCAGGAGGCGGGCAGGGCCCCGCACCCGCACCGCCGAATCGTCGCCCTGGACGGTGCGTGCATCGGGCAGGTCACCCGCTGGGAGGAGGCCCCGGCGGGCGGCGGCTGGTGGGAGCTGGGCATCGTCCTCTACGACCCGGCCCACTGGGGCGGCGGGCTGGGCGGCGAGGCGCTGCGGCGCTGGACGGCCGACACCTTTGCCCAGACGGCGGCCCACGTCCTGACCCTCACGACCTGGGGGGGCAACGTCCGGATGATCCGCGCGGCGGGGAGGGCGGGGTATGAGGAATGTGCCCGCATTCCGCAGGCGCGGCTGTGGCAGGGAAAGCGCTGGGACAGCGTGAAACTGGCGCGGCTGCGCGCGGACCCCCAGCCGGAGGCCGGCGCATGA